TACATTCGCGGCGTCCCGAGCCCTGTGAAGCGCCCCGAACAGGTCGACATGATGATCTTCAGAGAGAATACCGAGGACATTTACGCCGGGATCGAGTGGGAGGCGGAGTCGGCGGAAGTCAGCAAGGTCATCCGCTTCCTTCAGGATGAGATGGGGGTCAAAAAGATCCGCTTTCCGGAGAGCTCGGCGATCGGGATCAAGCCGGTCAGTCGGGAGGGAAGCGAGCGACTGATCGAAGCCGCGATTCAGTACGCGCTCCGACATAAGCGGAAGTCTCTGACGATGGTCCACAAGGGGAACATCATGAAATTTACAGAAGGCGCGTTTCGGGACTGGGGGTATGCCTTGGCGGCCGGTAAGTATCGCCACGAGACGGTCAGCCTTCGAGAGAGCTGGATCCTCGATAACAAAGAGAAGCAACCCAACCTCACGGTTGAGGAGAATGCCCTGGCCATCGAGCCAGGCTACAAAGATATGACACCGGACCGTCAGGCGAAGATCCGCGAGGAGGTCGAGGCCGCACTCGCGCTGTGGCCGACGCATGGCGATGGACAGTGGAAGCGCAAGCTGTTGATCAAGGACTCGATCGCCGACATCACGCTGCAGCAGACCCTGACACGGGCCGATGAGTTCGACGTGATCGCCACGCTCAACCTGAATGGCGACTATCTGTCGGATGCGCTTGCCGCGCAGATTGGCGGGATCGGGATTGCGCCG
This Candidatus Methylomirabilota bacterium DNA region includes the following protein-coding sequences:
- the icd gene encoding NADP-dependent isocitrate dehydrogenase; protein product: MERCEGLKRPKEGCAIAVKDGQLIVPDDPIVPFIEGDGTGRDIWRASVRVFDAAVTRAYGGQRRIAWLEVYAGEKAFNTLKTWLPEETVQAFRTYIVGIKGPLTTPVGGGIRSLNVALRQLLDLYVCLRPVRYIRGVPSPVKRPEQVDMMIFRENTEDIYAGIEWEAESAEVSKVIRFLQDEMGVKKIRFPESSAIGIKPVSREGSERLIEAAIQYALRHKRKSLTMVHKGNIMKFTEGAFRDWGYALAAGKYRHETVSLRESWILDNKEKQPNLTVEENALAIEPGYKDMTPDRQAKIREEVEAALALWPTHGDGQWKRKLLIKDSIADITLQQTLTRADEFDVIATLNLNGDYLSDALAAQIGGIGIAPGGNINYRTGHAIFEATHGTAPKYADLDKVNPGSVILSGEMMLRHLGWNEAADLVVRGLEETIARRQVTYDFARLLRVEGATDVKELKCSEFATAVIENMG